The Halorhabdus rudnickae region CCGGGTTGGTGGCCTGGGCCTACCAGCTCAGCCAGGGGCTGATCGTCACGGGGATGGACAACGTCTTCTCTTGGGGGCTGTACATCATGCTGTTCGTCTTCTTTGTCGGACTCTCGGCCGGCGGGCTAATCATTTCCAGCGTGCCGAAGTTCTTTCACTCCAACCGGTACGACTCCATCGCAGCGCTTGGCGTGCTGATCAGCTTTGCCTGCATCGTAGTCGCGGGCCTACTGATCCTCCCGGATCTGGGCCGACCCAGCCGCGTAGTCGGATTCTTTCTCTCGCCGGACTTCCGGTCGCCGATGGTGTGGGACTTCGCGATCGTGGTGCTGTACGGTCTGTTCTGTGCGGTGTACTTCTGGCTGTTGACCCGGCGTGACCTGGCCGCCCGCGGCTCGCGGTTCGCCTTCGGAGTCCGTGATACGGAGGCTGGCCGGAAACGGGATCGAAAACTCTCGTTCTGGGCTGCGTCGATCGCAATCCCGCTGGCTGTCGCGCTCCACTCAGTCACCGGCTGGATCTTCGCGCTACAGATCGGCCGCGGCAGCTGGTTCAGCCCGCTGGTCGCACCCATGTTCATCATGAAGGCACTGGTTTCAGGGCTAGCGCTGGTGCTCGTAGTCGCGATACTCGCCACCCAGTTCACTCGGTTTGAACTCTCCAAGGAACTGGTCCCGGAACTCGGGAAAGTGCTCGGCGTGTTTGTCGCAGTCCACATCGTCTATCTCGTCGGTGCTGAACGGCTGCCACACGCCTGGGCCGCGAACTTTGACTTCTGGGCAATCACCAGTGGCTTTCTCGTGGGCAATACGGTGTCGTTCTGGTTGTGGACCGTCGTCGGCGGAGTGATCCCGCTGGCATTGCTGGTCGTCCCGGCTCTGCGGACACGTACCTGGGCAGTATTCACCGCTAGCGTGTTCGCGATTTTCGGTATTCTCTTCGAGGGCGTCAACCTCATCTTCACCGGCTACAACGATCTCAATATCGCAGCCGCGCCCGGTGTCACGACCGGGACCGGGTACAGTGGGATTGGATCGAACGTCTGGGCGACGGTCGGGACCTACACGCCGACGGTGATCGAGTTGCTGGTTTCGATCGGGCTTATCGCACTCGGCGCCTTGATCCTCACCCTCGGCCTGCGGTACTTCCCGGTATTCCCGGGATCAGCAGTCGAAAGCGGACCTCGACGCGAATCAACTGGTGACGCCGCGGCCGCGGACGGTGGCGCAGTCCGAGCGGACGGTGGCAACGATGAGTGACGCCGCTCCCGCCGGGGAGACAGAGGTTGCCGAGGGCTACGCAGTGCTGGCACAGTGCTGGCGGCAACCGACCGAACGGCTCCTTGCGGCTATCGAGTCGGGGAAGCTCGCGGGCGTCGTCTCCGAGTCGACGACAACCGATCTGTCGACGTTACGGACCGAACATACCCGGCTGTTCGTCGGGCCTGAGGGCCCGCCATGTCCGCCCTACGAGAGTAGCTACCGCGATGGTGGCGACGACGCCGGCAACGTTCTCGGCCCGTCTACGCGAGCGGTTGTCGAGTGGTACGACGAGTACGGCCTCGGGCTCGATCCTGAGTGGTCTGATCTCCCCGATCACGTCGCGACCGAAATCGAATTCGCCGGCCATCTGTCGGTGGTCGCCTCGTCGGAAACTCGGGAACGATTCCTCGACGACCATCCTCGGCAGTGGTTCGAGACGTTTTTTGAGACGGTCCGTGCAGAGACGCGCGAGCCGTTCTACGTTGAAATCGCGGACGCGACCGCCGCTGTCGTGCTGTAATGTTGCCGCCTCCTCTTTCGTATCGCGTTGACGTTCAGCACTGACATGGCACCAAAATGGACAAGATACCCATACTTCTCTCTGCGTTTCCAGGAGCGTTTGTCGAGTCAAACCCGATTTGAACGCGTCCGGGTCAAGTGAGCGTCTTTCAAGCAGTCAGCACCCAACAGTTAACCTCCTCTCGTCTGAAATGCCACCATGGCGGACAAAATCGACTCTCCAGACGACTTACCGGCAGCAGCCGGCGGACTAGCCGACGACTATCCCGATATCTGGGACGCCTATGCCGATCTCGGTAAGGCGTGTTCACAAGCGGGCGAGGTCGACGGCAAGACGAAGCGGCTCGTAAAACTCGCCCTGGCGGTGGGTGCCCAGTCCGAAGGCGCCGTCCACTCACATGCGCGACGCGGACTCGAAGAGGATATCGACCCCGAAACGCTCCGGCACGTGGCATTGCTTGCGATCCCAACGCTCGGCTTCCCGGAGGCCATGGCTGCGCTGACCTGGATCGACGACCTAGCAAAGTGAGATCCGACGGATATTATGAAGTTTCGACGAGTGGACTCACAGTTCTCGGTGTGGTCGGCACCGCAGTTCTCTCGCCAGTCGCGTACGTCGGCATCATCGGGTTCGTCGGACGCGTCGTTCCCCACGTCGTTCAGAAACTGCTCGGACCGAACGGTTCGGGAAAGTCTTCGCTCGTCCGAGCGATCGGTGGTTTGCTCGAACCCACAACGGGGACAGTGACTGCTGATGGGATCGTTGTCCAGATGCTCTCCTGCGAAGAGACTGCCCAGCTGATCGGCCATCTCCTACAAGTCGAAGGGACGACGCCGTCCGCGACCGTCTTCGATACCGTATTACTTGGCCCGAATCCACACTTCGGGTGGCGACCCGGCAGGTCGAACCGATGTGCCGTCGAGAGCGTTCTCGCCGGGCTTGGGATCGATGACCTGACAATGCAGGAAGTGCCGACACTCAGCGGTGAGCAACGTCGGACAGCCCAATTCAGCCACCAGGCAGCAGGAAAATCAACCGATCTGTGGTAGAGGTGCCCGCCCAACGTTCAGTTCGCGGCCACCACGACCGAGGTGCCAGGCCACAGGCCAAGCGAGATCGGAGTGTCACCCGGACGATGGCGTGGGGCGTGGAGAGTGTAAGCAGCTGTTAGAACGGACGTTCCCAAACAGGCTGGAGGAAGCTGTTTGTAGCGCCCCCAGAATGGGTGTGGGGGCAGGTCGTGTCCTGCCTTTGAATGTATATGTCTAGGCCAGATGTCCACCACGATACGGCAGACGATCACGAACGCTTCGAGCAAGAACTACTCGCACAGGATCGGGATGCCTGGCGAGTGTCGACACAAATTGATATTTCATCGACACACCTGGGATACACGATGGGGGCATCTTCTATTATTTCACTCACAAGAACAACGCTGGGATCGTCTGCCGGAAGATGTTCAACGAGATCACGAACAGCAGCGCTATCACGAACCAGTTGAATCGCTGTTCGTCAATCTCCAGTCGCCGGAGGTACGTCCCGACGAACAGCCCCACGAGGGTGACGACGGCGATGACCGAACCCAGCCACAGCCGATAAGGGGTCATCAGGTCGGTGAACAGCGCCATCTGGACGATTCGGACGGTAAAGATCGCACCCAGGACCATCGAGAGGCCGCCGATGTACCGCTCCGTGTCGCGCTCGAAGGTGTGGAAGTAGGCGGGCAGGAGTGGACCGAGATTCGCCACCGCGAGCAGGAACCCCTCAAGAGCACCGGCGATGCTCATCGCGATCGGGTGGTGGGCTTTCTCGACCGTCACGAACCCCTGCCCGAGCTGGAAGAGAACGTAGCCGAAGACGATCACGCCGATCAGAAACGGCACCAGCGGACCGGTTTCGACGGCGTCGAGGACTGCTACACCGACGATAGCGCCAGAGATTGCCAGCGCGAGCAAGAGCCATTCCTCGCGGACGAACGCTAGTCCGGTGTCGGTCTCGCCGACCTGAAACATGTTGAGCATCCACGGCGGGATCGCCAGGACGACCACCGCCAGTGTCGGGTCGATCACCGACGCGAAGATCGGTGTCGCGATCAGTGCGTAGCCAAAGCCGATCATGCCCTTGATCGCCCCGGCGAGAATCGCGACACCGACGAAGACGACCATGATTTCCGTCGAGACGTCTGACTGCAAGCCGCTGGTCATCTCGTTGACGCCGGGGAAGAAGACGATCGAGCCGGCGATCACCGACAGCGTCGCCAGGGCCATGGTCACCTCCCGGTACCGGAAGGCCTGGAGGTGTTTGAGGAATGCTCTTGGGTCGACGTGTGACTCGTCGGTCGCCATGATATCTGCAAGGTGGGTCTCCGTCCCGTTGGGGCTTGAGACAACGGTAAGAGCCGCGCCGTCGTCGGTCGGCCTGCATCGGGGAAGATCCGCACAATCACGGGCTAAACGCGCTATGTTCGATCACCACTCTTTTGTATAACTCGTCATAGATACAAGCAATTTTTACTGTGTTCTCGGCTGATAACCACAAACCGCGGATTCGGGGGCGTTTTAGTCGTCGGCGTCGAAACAGTGAGTATGACTGCCGACGAGCCCGATGTCCCGATCGTCTGTGTGGAGTGTGAGACGACTGCGGAAATCCCGCTATCGGACCTGGCTGACCAACTCGAGGCGCACAACGAGCGGATGCACGACGGTGAGTCGGTTGCGGAGGTTGATCCTGACGTCGCCGATCAACTCGCCGACCTGATCGCCGACGAACTCGGCTTGCTCGGCGGTTAATCCGCCGTACCTGTCCGAAACGACAGGTCCAGTGCGTCGGCTGAGTGGGTGAGTGATCCGATCGAAATGACATCGACGCCAGTCCGGGCATAGGCTGGGACTGTCTCGGTGGTGATCCCGCCGCTGGCTTCTGTACGCACGCTGTCGTGACCCGCCTCCGCCAGCAAATCGACCGCACGCACGCACTCCGTGGGCGACATATTATCCAGCAGGACGATGTCGGCCCCGGCGTCGGCGGCCCGGGGCGCGTCTTCCGGTTTCTCGACTTCGACCTCGATCTGCGTCGCGAAAGAGGTCCGTTCGTCGATGTGTTCGACGGCGCCTTCTAGTCCCATCTCGGCGATGTGGTTGTCCTTGACCATCGCCATGTGCGAGAGGTCGAGTCGGTGGGTGTCTCCCCCGCCCGCCACGACGGCGCGCTTCTCGACACCCCGGAGTCCGGGTGTCGTCTTGCGGGTGCCAGCAATAGCCACGTCGTCGCTGTTTTCCCGCGCAGCCTGGACCGCTTCTCGGGTTTTCGTGGCGATTCCGGAGGCGTGTGCGGCGACGTTGACAGCCGGTCGCTCGCCCCGGAGGACGTCACGCGTTGGTCCAGCGACCGAAAGCAGGGCGTCGCCTGACTCGACGCTCGTTCCGTCGTCGACGGTAAACTCGACCGTACAGTCGAGGTACTCGAAGACGGCCGCGGCGGCATCGGTCCCGGCCACGACCCCGCTTTCCTTCGCGATCAGTCGCCCGTCGGTTGTCCCTGGCAGATGATTGGTCACGTCGTGGTGGCCGACGTCCTCCCGAAGCCAGCGTTCGACATCACCGTCGGTGATCATGGCGACTCGACAGCTGCCGGGTCGGTCTCGGTCACGAGATTGTGCGTCCCGATGCTCTCGTCGTTGTCGGCCGCGGCGCGGGCGATCAGCAGCGCAACCACGCTCGCGTTCCGGAGTTCGTACAGCGATCGAGAGGTGCGCGTCCGGACGTAGGCGTCGACTTCGCCTTTGAGCCGTCGCAGGACACCGAGTGCGCGATTCAGCTCGTCCGGCTCGCGCTCGATGCCGACGTACTCGTCCATCACCCGCCGGAGGCGAGTAAATTTCTCGCGGGCGAAGGAGTCGGGCAGTGCCGGATCGCGGTCGTCTAAGTTGGGTACGTCCATCGGCTG contains the following coding sequences:
- the nadC gene encoding carboxylating nicotinate-nucleotide diphosphorylase, encoding MITDGDVERWLREDVGHHDVTNHLPGTTDGRLIAKESGVVAGTDAAAAVFEYLDCTVEFTVDDGTSVESGDALLSVAGPTRDVLRGERPAVNVAAHASGIATKTREAVQAARENSDDVAIAGTRKTTPGLRGVEKRAVVAGGGDTHRLDLSHMAMVKDNHIAEMGLEGAVEHIDERTSFATQIEVEVEKPEDAPRAADAGADIVLLDNMSPTECVRAVDLLAEAGHDSVRTEASGGITTETVPAYARTGVDVISIGSLTHSADALDLSFRTGTAD
- a CDS encoding sulfite exporter TauE/SafE family protein; the protein is MATDESHVDPRAFLKHLQAFRYREVTMALATLSVIAGSIVFFPGVNEMTSGLQSDVSTEIMVVFVGVAILAGAIKGMIGFGYALIATPIFASVIDPTLAVVVLAIPPWMLNMFQVGETDTGLAFVREEWLLLALAISGAIVGVAVLDAVETGPLVPFLIGVIVFGYVLFQLGQGFVTVEKAHHPIAMSIAGALEGFLLAVANLGPLLPAYFHTFERDTERYIGGLSMVLGAIFTVRIVQMALFTDLMTPYRLWLGSVIAVVTLVGLFVGTYLRRLEIDEQRFNWFVIALLFVISLNIFRQTIPALFL
- the nrfD gene encoding NrfD/PsrC family molybdoenzyme membrane anchor subunit, with the protein product MSDPVASPGKFGTRGKAWIAGLSVLVLAGLVAWAYQLSQGLIVTGMDNVFSWGLYIMLFVFFVGLSAGGLIISSVPKFFHSNRYDSIAALGVLISFACIVVAGLLILPDLGRPSRVVGFFLSPDFRSPMVWDFAIVVLYGLFCAVYFWLLTRRDLAARGSRFAFGVRDTEAGRKRDRKLSFWAASIAIPLAVALHSVTGWIFALQIGRGSWFSPLVAPMFIMKALVSGLALVLVVAILATQFTRFELSKELVPELGKVLGVFVAVHIVYLVGAERLPHAWAANFDFWAITSGFLVGNTVSFWLWTVVGGVIPLALLVVPALRTRTWAVFTASVFAIFGILFEGVNLIFTGYNDLNIAAAPGVTTGTGYSGIGSNVWATVGTYTPTVIELLVSIGLIALGALILTLGLRYFPVFPGSAVESGPRRESTGDAAAADGGAVRADGGNDE
- a CDS encoding TorD/DmsD family molecular chaperone, which gives rise to MSDAAPAGETEVAEGYAVLAQCWRQPTERLLAAIESGKLAGVVSESTTTDLSTLRTEHTRLFVGPEGPPCPPYESSYRDGGDDAGNVLGPSTRAVVEWYDEYGLGLDPEWSDLPDHVATEIEFAGHLSVVASSETRERFLDDHPRQWFETFFETVRAETREPFYVEIADATAAVVL
- a CDS encoding ATP-binding cassette domain-containing protein, coding for MVGTAVLSPVAYVGIIGFVGRVVPHVVQKLLGPNGSGKSSLVRAIGGLLEPTTGTVTADGIVVQMLSCEETAQLIGHLLQVEGTTPSATVFDTVLLGPNPHFGWRPGRSNRCAVESVLAGLGIDDLTMQEVPTLSGEQRRTAQFSHQAAGKSTDLW
- a CDS encoding carboxymuconolactone decarboxylase family protein is translated as MADKIDSPDDLPAAAGGLADDYPDIWDAYADLGKACSQAGEVDGKTKRLVKLALAVGAQSEGAVHSHARRGLEEDIDPETLRHVALLAIPTLGFPEAMAALTWIDDLAK